A window of Chitinophagales bacterium contains these coding sequences:
- a CDS encoding response regulator transcription factor, which translates to MEKNLIRIILVEDHEMVRASLKQLFKDIRHIEVVADCSNGLDAIDLASELKPHVVLVDVNMTPIDGFETSRRLLDSEPAVRVIGLSMNTHPHYAQRMLDNGARGYVTKSSPFAEILRAIEEVHEGIVYICEEVRKKM; encoded by the coding sequence ATGGAAAAAAACCTCATCCGTATCATTCTGGTCGAAGACCATGAAATGGTTCGGGCTTCGCTGAAACAACTGTTTAAAGATATCCGCCATATTGAAGTGGTGGCTGATTGTAGCAACGGATTGGATGCCATAGACCTGGCTTCCGAATTAAAACCGCATGTTGTTCTGGTCGATGTCAATATGACCCCGATCGATGGGTTTGAGACCTCCCGCCGTCTCCTGGATAGCGAACCCGCTGTCCGGGTGATCGGCCTTTCCATGAATACCCACCCCCATTATGCCCAACGTATGTTAGACAACGGTGCCAGGGGTTATGTGACCAAAAGTTCACCCTTTGCGGAGATACTCCGGGCCATCGAAGAAGTACATGAAGGGATCGTCTATATCTGTGAGGAGGTCAGGAAGAAGATGTAA
- a CDS encoding GxxExxY protein, protein MELEEYNWITKIIIDCCFHIHKELGPGLLESVYQKCLALELRERELDFQEQVKLPVIYKGQNIGLEFRLDFIVEEAIIIELKSVDTIHPIHQAQIINYLKISNLPVGLLINFNVPLIKNGIKRFINNTH, encoded by the coding sequence ATGGAACTGGAAGAATACAATTGGATTACAAAAATAATCATAGACTGCTGTTTCCACATACATAAAGAATTAGGGCCTGGATTATTAGAAAGCGTATACCAGAAATGCCTTGCGTTGGAATTAAGAGAAAGGGAGTTAGATTTTCAGGAACAAGTTAAACTACCCGTCATATACAAAGGTCAAAATATTGGCCTGGAATTCAGGCTTGATTTTATCGTTGAAGAAGCAATTATAATCGAATTAAAATCTGTCGATACTATTCATCCCATTCACCAAGCCCAGATAATAAACTATTTAAAAATATCAAATTTGCCAGTAGGTTTACTTATCAATTTCAATGTCCCATTAATAAAAAATGGCATAAAACGTTTCATTAACAATACCCATTAA
- a CDS encoding valine--tRNA ligase, with protein sequence MELSKNFEPGTTETKWTSHWKKKKYFESHPDNRPPFTVVIPPPNVTGVLHMGHTLNETVQDILIRRARMSGFNACWVPGSDHASIATEAKVVQMLEKEKGIKKADLSREEFLRYAFEWKEKYGGIIYNQIERLGCSVDWNRVNFTMDDHYYKAVIEIFINLYEKGLIYRGARMINWDPEAKTALSDEEVEYKDITGKLYYVKYYVTDNPSSTNTDPSSEYITVATQRPETIMGDTAVCVNPNDPRYTHLKGKYVIVPLINKPVPIIYDEYVSLDFGTGALKVTPAHDINDYNLGLKFNLPVIDTLNEDGTLSEAAQVFVGMDRFKARKAAVEKLKIDGLLVKEEEYSTRMGYSQRTNAVVEPRISTQWFVKMKELAEPALKEVLEGRIRIHPGEKFLATYKYWLENVKDWCISRQLWWGQQIPAWYTPTGEFAVAATREEAFAKLTSIHGSRFTIQDLTQDPDVMDTWFSSWLWPIEVFNGITEPGNKEINYYYPTSVLVTGQDIIFFWVARMIMAGMEFKQQKPFHDVYFTGMVRDKQGRKMSKSLGNSPDLLELIDRYGADAVRFGIMISSPAGNDLLFDESTLEQGRNFNNKIWNALKLVRMWGQNTVASTETENDFAVTWFEQRLRQAEMEVSELMKDFRLSEALKTIYSLIWNDFCSWYLEWAKPAYGQPISEKTYRKTIQYFEQLLHLLHPYMPFVTEEIYHLLQDQSDDLCVKQYSQKQDFDNLVVQIGQFLKDDISQIRDARNKSGIKPSEPIPFDMNATSWRIYGKYIKDIIHILEKQCNIKIDQSISLPDNIGETIKNQIVVVSSDRKFFLVPTTTVSTENQKQELEKNLSYLIEFLALTEKKLNNQKFISNAKPEVIELEKKKKADTEDKIRTIKDTLKTMN encoded by the coding sequence ATGGAACTGAGCAAAAACTTTGAACCAGGGACCACGGAAACCAAATGGACCTCCCACTGGAAAAAAAAGAAATATTTTGAAAGTCACCCCGACAACCGGCCCCCTTTTACGGTGGTCATCCCCCCTCCCAATGTTACCGGTGTGCTCCATATGGGCCACACCCTCAATGAAACGGTACAGGATATCCTGATCCGTCGTGCGCGGATGAGTGGATTCAATGCCTGCTGGGTTCCCGGAAGTGATCACGCCTCCATCGCCACGGAAGCGAAAGTGGTGCAAATGCTTGAAAAGGAAAAAGGGATCAAAAAAGCCGACCTGAGCCGTGAGGAATTCCTTCGCTACGCTTTTGAATGGAAAGAAAAATATGGTGGAATCATCTATAATCAGATCGAGCGACTGGGATGTAGTGTAGATTGGAACCGGGTGAACTTCACCATGGATGATCATTACTACAAAGCGGTGATCGAGATTTTTATCAACCTGTATGAAAAAGGATTGATCTATCGCGGCGCCCGTATGATCAACTGGGACCCCGAAGCCAAAACAGCCCTGAGTGATGAAGAAGTGGAATACAAGGATATCACCGGTAAGCTGTATTATGTAAAATATTATGTAACAGACAACCCCTCATCAACCAACACAGATCCGTCGTCAGAATATATAACCGTTGCCACCCAACGCCCGGAAACCATTATGGGGGATACTGCAGTTTGTGTGAATCCCAATGACCCGCGCTATACCCACCTGAAGGGAAAATATGTGATCGTACCGCTTATTAACAAACCCGTACCGATCATTTATGATGAATACGTATCGCTTGATTTTGGAACCGGCGCCCTTAAGGTTACCCCGGCCCATGATATCAATGACTATAACCTCGGATTGAAATTCAATCTCCCGGTTATTGACACATTGAATGAGGATGGTACACTGAGCGAAGCGGCCCAGGTATTTGTAGGCATGGACCGTTTCAAGGCACGTAAAGCGGCGGTGGAAAAATTAAAGATTGACGGCCTGCTGGTAAAGGAAGAAGAGTACAGCACCCGCATGGGGTATTCGCAACGTACCAATGCCGTGGTGGAGCCCCGGATCTCTACCCAATGGTTTGTGAAGATGAAAGAATTGGCCGAGCCGGCCCTTAAGGAAGTATTGGAAGGACGTATTCGCATTCATCCAGGTGAGAAATTCCTGGCCACCTACAAATATTGGTTGGAAAATGTAAAAGACTGGTGTATCAGCCGGCAACTCTGGTGGGGTCAACAGATCCCTGCCTGGTACACCCCAACCGGTGAATTTGCCGTTGCCGCCACCCGTGAAGAAGCCTTCGCGAAATTGACGAGCATACATGGTTCACGTTTCACGATTCAGGATCTCACCCAGGATCCTGACGTCATGGACACCTGGTTCTCCTCCTGGCTTTGGCCCATTGAGGTATTCAATGGCATCACCGAGCCGGGCAATAAAGAAATCAACTATTACTACCCCACCTCGGTATTGGTTACCGGACAGGATATCATCTTCTTCTGGGTTGCGCGTATGATCATGGCCGGAATGGAATTTAAACAACAGAAACCTTTCCATGATGTGTATTTCACCGGCATGGTAAGGGACAAACAAGGCCGGAAAATGAGTAAGAGCCTTGGGAATTCCCCCGACCTGTTGGAACTCATCGATCGCTATGGCGCCGATGCCGTACGGTTTGGGATCATGATTTCCTCCCCTGCAGGTAACGACCTGCTGTTTGACGAATCTACACTGGAACAGGGTCGTAATTTTAATAACAAGATCTGGAATGCACTTAAGTTGGTAAGGATGTGGGGACAGAATACTGTTGCATCCACAGAAACGGAAAACGATTTCGCCGTAACCTGGTTTGAACAGCGACTTCGCCAGGCAGAAATGGAAGTGAGCGAATTAATGAAGGACTTCCGCCTGAGCGAAGCCCTTAAAACCATCTACTCCTTAATATGGAATGACTTCTGTAGCTGGTACCTTGAATGGGCCAAACCTGCCTATGGCCAACCTATTTCCGAAAAAACCTACCGGAAGACAATCCAGTATTTTGAACAATTACTCCATTTGCTGCATCCCTATATGCCATTTGTAACTGAGGAGATTTATCACCTATTACAGGACCAATCGGATGACCTTTGTGTTAAACAATACAGCCAGAAACAAGATTTCGATAATTTAGTAGTACAAATTGGCCAATTTCTCAAGGATGATATTTCTCAAATTCGAGACGCCAGAAACAAATCAGGCATTAAACCATCCGAACCTATTCCTTTTGATATGAATGCTACTTCATGGAGAATATATGGCAAATACATAAAGGATATTATCCATATTTTAGAGAAACAATGTAATATTAAAATTGATCAATCAATTTCGCTGCCAGATAACATAGGTGAAACAATAAAAAACCAAATTGTAGTAGTTTCATCCGATCGCAAATTCTTTCTTGTACCGACGACAACTGTAAGTACAGAAAATCAAAAGCAAGAATTAGAAAAAAACCTATCCTATTTAATAGAATTTCTGGCTTTGACTGAAAAGAAATTAAATAACCAAAAATTTATTTCAAACGCTAAACCAGAAGTGATTGAACTTGAAAAAAAGAAAAAAGCAGATACAGAAGACAAAATCAGGACAATAAAAGATACCTTGAAGACCATGAATTGA
- a CDS encoding esterase — MQRELTSWYSPSLNKEMPIATYGHYGFALLLVPTASADYLEYERFQLMDHVRPWVEAGKVKIYSIDSINNESWMNNHMHPYDKVVRHKQWNDYVYNEVVPFIRNSSSPETPIITCGASFGALHSMNLFLKRPDLINGVIAMSGVYELTEYTKGHFDEDVYFNSPMHYMPNLSDHGILEQIRRSGHIHILSGSGDYEDPTSAGRFARILYEKGIWYELDIWGKEWKHDWPTWKAMLPHYLETRF, encoded by the coding sequence ATGCAAAGAGAATTGACTTCCTGGTACAGCCCTTCCCTGAACAAAGAAATGCCGATCGCAACCTATGGGCATTACGGTTTCGCGTTATTGTTGGTGCCCACGGCATCCGCGGATTACCTCGAGTATGAGCGCTTTCAATTGATGGATCATGTTCGGCCATGGGTGGAGGCCGGAAAGGTTAAGATATACTCCATTGACAGCATCAACAATGAAAGCTGGATGAATAATCACATGCACCCGTATGATAAGGTGGTACGCCACAAGCAGTGGAACGACTATGTGTACAACGAGGTGGTGCCCTTTATCCGAAATTCCAGTAGTCCCGAGACACCGATCATTACCTGCGGGGCATCCTTTGGTGCCTTGCACAGCATGAACCTTTTTCTCAAACGTCCCGACCTGATCAACGGAGTCATTGCGATGAGTGGGGTATATGAATTGACTGAATATACCAAGGGGCATTTTGATGAAGACGTGTACTTCAATAGCCCGATGCACTATATGCCCAACCTGTCCGATCACGGCATACTGGAACAGATCCGCCGCAGTGGACATATTCATATCCTCTCCGGTAGCGGCGATTATGAAGACCCTACCAGTGCTGGTCGCTTTGCCCGGATCTTGTATGAAAAAGGGATCTGGTATGAATTAGATATCTGGGGCAAAGAATGGAAACATGATTGGCCAACCTGGAAGGCCATGTTGCCGCATTATCTCGAGACCAGGTTTTAA